A window of the Nibribacter ruber genome harbors these coding sequences:
- a CDS encoding tyrosine-type recombinase/integrase gives MELFFKYLQYEKRFSPHTVTSYQTDLLQFQEYLKETYELTDIKEANHGIIRSWIVSLVQKDLDSRTIHRKIASLRSYFKFLLNRGEVEQNPTLRIKAPKLAKKLPAFIPEESFTQLLDQGNFTDDLKGHTERLILELLYGTGMRLAELIGLKINDVNHLEGTIKVLGKGNKERILPLNSSIKGALERFLEIRRAQDTDNNSPALFVTDKGLPLYPKYVYRVVKKYMSTVSTSSKNSPHVLRHSFATHLLNRGADLGAIKDLLGHASLAATQVYTHNSIEQLKAVFEKAHPKA, from the coding sequence ATGGAATTATTTTTTAAATACCTACAGTACGAGAAACGGTTTAGCCCGCACACCGTCACCTCTTACCAGACAGATCTACTGCAGTTTCAAGAATATCTGAAAGAGACCTACGAGCTCACAGATATCAAAGAAGCCAACCATGGCATTATCAGGTCCTGGATTGTCTCTCTGGTGCAGAAAGACTTAGACAGCCGCACCATCCACCGCAAGATTGCCTCGCTTCGCTCCTATTTCAAGTTCCTGCTCAACCGGGGCGAAGTAGAACAGAACCCCACCCTCAGAATCAAAGCTCCTAAACTGGCTAAAAAACTGCCGGCCTTCATTCCAGAAGAGTCCTTCACGCAGCTGCTGGACCAGGGAAATTTCACCGATGATCTAAAAGGCCATACAGAACGCCTCATCCTGGAGCTTCTCTATGGCACGGGCATGCGTCTGGCAGAGCTCATCGGGTTAAAAATCAATGACGTAAATCATCTGGAAGGCACGATTAAGGTCCTGGGAAAGGGAAACAAGGAGCGTATCTTGCCCTTAAATTCATCCATCAAAGGAGCATTGGAAAGGTTTTTGGAAATCAGGCGCGCGCAGGACACAGATAACAATTCGCCAGCTCTCTTCGTTACCGATAAAGGACTCCCGCTCTACCCCAAGTATGTGTACCGGGTGGTGAAGAAGTACATGAGCACCGTTTCCACGTCTTCCAAAAACAGTCCGCATGTGCTTCGTCACTCCTTTGCCACGCACTTGTTGAACAGGGGCGCAGATTTGGGAGCCATTAAAGACCTGCTGGGCCACGCCAGTTTAGCGGCCACGCAGGTGTATACTCATAATTCCATTGAGCAACTCAAAGCCGTCTTTGAGAAGGCTCATCCCAAAGCGTAA
- the rpsU gene encoding 30S ribosomal protein S21, whose translation MIIVNVKDNESVDKALKRFKKKFERTGVLKELRARTFFLKPSVKQRKQKERAVYKQQLFANDNY comes from the coding sequence ATGATTATCGTAAACGTAAAGGATAACGAGTCTGTAGACAAAGCCTTAAAAAGATTCAAAAAGAAATTTGAGAGAACTGGCGTTCTGAAAGAACTTCGTGCCAGAACTTTCTTCCTAAAGCCTTCTGTGAAGCAGAGAAAGCAGAAAGAAAGAGCTGTCTACAAGCAACAACTGTTCGCCAACGACAACTACTAG